A single window of Huiozyma naganishii CBS 8797 chromosome 10, complete genome DNA harbors:
- the SPO19 gene encoding Spo19p (similar to Saccharomyces cerevisiae SPO19 (YPL130W) and YOR214C; ancestral locus Anc_8.634), which yields MLKQVIFTLSASSVLAWAEKFSLPLDPKDFGGDSIISMQGDKVVLILGPSVVSPEVIENMKTTFSPVLSNYEEIPDFVNFDEQNAIAASMYEQDAYQPEMAIAGPESVDKQEHVLVPIQNVEPVILDHEGKDKDKEEDEDDEDYEKKPCDKEKGCPKENDKEKTWEVTETKSCTTTKTEKKEKTTTSTIYTKPTKSKVSLTTKAVKYPLTYVEGNTTTVRNTTAVVTEVNGSSFTSPMNCLLAIVLGAITSFILA from the coding sequence ATGTTGAAGCAAGTTATTTTTACTTTATCCGCCAGCAGCGTCCTGGCCTGGGCAGAGAAATTCTCTCTTCCCCTTGATCCCAAAGACTTTGGCGGTGACTCGATAATTTCCATGCAAGGTGACAAAGTTGTCCTGATCCTGGGCCCCTCTGTTGTCTCCCCGGAAGTGATTGAAAACATGAAGACGACTTTCAGTCCAGTGTTGAGTAACTACGAGGAAATACCAGACTTTGTGAACTTTGATGAACAGAATGCAATTGCGGCTTCCATGTATGAACAAGATGCCTACCAACCGGAGATGGCCATTGCCGGTCCAGAGTCTGTGGACAAGCAGGAACATGTCCTAGTCCCtattcaaaatgttgaacCTGTCATACTGGACCATGAGGGTAAGGACAAGGACaaggaagaggacgaagacgacgaggatTATGAGAAGAAGCCCTGTGATAAGGAGAAGGGCTGCCCCAAGGAGAACGACAAGGAAAAAACCTGGGAAGTGACCGAGACAAAATCTTGTACCACCACTAAGacggaaaagaaggagaagacCACGACGAGTACCATTTACACAAAACCAACCAAGAGTAAGGTTTCCCTCACGACGAAGGCCGTCAAGTACCCTCTCACCTACGTGGAGGGGAACACTACTACTGTTCGCAACACCACAGCAGTGGTCACGGAAGTGAACGGCTCGTCGTTCACCTCCCCTATGAATTGTCTACTGGCAATCGTCTTGGGGGCCATTACATCGTTCATCCTGGCGTAG
- the STE13 gene encoding Ste13p (similar to Saccharomyces cerevisiae STE13 (YOR219C); ancestral locus Anc_8.638) has product MSKPFSKGHKRKNSQHFLQQQQQTSSSFVHQGDLDVMDNLEMEDIPPPLNNRGSPVHQIPVDLENQSIGISGDSEPLDENLLTTTAHDNMSWDSWYLNKKFGYNNRRVIVLLLGAVAFVFLIFLAPTLFTNSSTETGSNGGGGKGNGNGRPANLRRFNIKDVLSGSFDVKHSTFHFIDPPQMLQKYDMDPGLYYTTRQNGDGSVDFIAKQLYDAEYSKNLGGNKFSYRGEEYLVEKVRISHRLDKIIFGTNIQPGFRHSSKGYYWIKDVDSQEIIPITPFRGSTEPEAISFVHFSPNYNFIYFVYENNIYLQPVNHNVAPMSLTTDGSGAVRNGKPDWIYEEEVLASESAVWWAPDDSKVIFAKFNDTNVPLYTFPQFTDGQQYTPFDHIYYPKPGTRNPQVTLYLFNALDGTIYAINTMTSQDDEFILYDVQWISSKLVLIKDTDRYSKVLRVKLYDISKGEMTVVREVDTNKFNGWVEKPKKMLPIPPNEVMGRKEYGYVDIHEDANGYNHLFYYETVTSQKGRQLTYGQWEITNPGIVGFAYEEDWVYFVGNRISPMGQHLYTVALDGNYGPDSLKQLQDPNSVDDFFSFELSSSGRYAMMKQLGPGAPKYSAGSLSQVLSSINNPPDEGVIALTDSSKFEEASQKFDLPVTSYKSMYLSDGVKIDYVEIKPSNIDPRKKYPLLVNVYGGPGSQTFTKKTSISFEQSVVSGLNAIVLQIEPRGTGGKGWKFRSWAKEKLGYWEPRDITEVTQRFIKENKMYVDEEHVAIWGWSYGGFSTLKTVEFDTGNTFKYAVAVAPVTNWMYYDSIYTERYMGPIGTNIDGYNSISVVNDTGAFKKLNRFMLMHGTSDDNVHIQNTFEFVDKLVSSGIKNYDMQIFPDSDHSISFHGAQKLVFERIYNWLGDAFSGAF; this is encoded by the coding sequence ATGTCCAAGCCATTTTCCAAGGGTCACAAAAGGAAGAACAGCCAGCATTTTCtccagcagcaacagcagacATCCAGCTCCTTCGTGCATCAAGGAGATTTGGACGTGATGGATAATTTGGAAATGGAGGATATCCCCCCACCGCTGAATAACAGGGGCTCTCCCGTGCACCAAATCCCGGTGGACTTGGAAAACCAATCGATAGGAATAAGCGGCGACAGCGAGCCATTGGACGAGAATCTGTTGACCACCACGGCACACGATAACATGTCGTGGGACAGCTGGTACCTGAATAAAAAGTTCGGCTACAATAACAGAAGGGTCATCGTCCTACTTCTTGGTGCAGTTGCTTTTGTCTTTCTGATATTCCTAGCACCTACATTGTTCACAAACAGCTCCACTGAGACAGGTAGTAATGGTGGTGGCGGCAAGGGAAATGGGAACGGGAGACCCGCGAATTTGCGCCGTTTCAATATCAAAGATGTCCTCTCAGGATCCTTTGATGTGAAACATTCAACTTTCCATTTCATTGACCCACCACAGATGCTCCAAAAGTATGACATGGATCCCGGATTATACTATACCACGCGGCAGAATGGCGATGGTAGCGTAGATTTTATTGCAAAGCAACTGTACGATGCAGAATATAGTAAAAATTTGGGAGGGAACAAATTTAGCTACAGGGGCGAGGAGTACCTAGTTGAGAAGGTGCGAATTAGCCACAGACTGGATAAGATAATCTTTGGTACAAATATACAACCCGGATTTAGGCACTCATCGAAGGGATACTATTGGATTAAAGACGTGGATTCCCAGGAAATAATTCCAATCACCCCATTTCGTGGTTCCACTGAACCGGAAGCCATTTCGTTTGTCCATTTCTCACCCAATTACAACTTTATTTACTTCGTCTATGAGAACAACATCTACCTACAGCCAGTGAATCATAATGTGGCACCAATGTCGTTGACCACTGACGGAAGTGGTGCTGTACGTAACGGGAAACCAGACTGGATCTATGAAGAGGAAGTTTTGGCAAGTGAAAGCGCCGTTTGGTGGGCACCAGACGATTCGAAAGTCATATTTGCAAAATTCAACGACACCAATGTTCCATTGTACACATTCCCACAATTTACAGATGGGCAACAGTACACACCCTTTGACCATATATACTATCCAAAACCAGGTACACGCAACCCTCAAGTGACTTTGTACTTATTCAATGCTTTGGACGGGACGATATATGCCATTAATACGATGACTTCTCAAGATGACGAGTTCATCCTTTACGACGTACAATGGATTAGCTCAAAACTCGTTCTGATTAAGGACACAGACCGCTATTCGAAAGTACTGAGGGTAAAACTTTATGACATTTCCAAAGGTGAAATGACCGTAGTTCGCGAAGTGGATACCAACAAATTCAACGGGTGGGTAGAGAAACCGAAAAAAATGTTACCAATCCCGCCTAATGAAGTAATGGGTCGGAAGGAGTACGGTTACGTCGATATACACGAAGATGCTAATGGTTACAACCATTTATTCTATTATGAGACAGTTACCTCCCAGAAGGGTCGACAACTAACTTATGGCCAGTGGGAAATTACTAACCCTGGTATTGTAGGCTTCGCGTACGAGGAAGACTGGGTCTATTTTGTCGGGAACAGAATTTCACCCATGGGGCAGCATTTGTACACCGTTGCCCTGGATGGGAATTATGGGCCGGACTCACTAAAACAGTTGCAGGACCCAAACAGTGTAGACGattttttcagttttgagTTAAGTTCGAGTGGACGATACGCTATGATGAAGCAACTGGGGCCTGGTGCGCCTAAATACAGTGCCGGGTCTCTATCTCAAGTGTTAAGTTCTATCAATAACCCGCCAGATGAAGGCGTGATTGCATTGACAGATTCGAGTAAATTTGAGGAAGCGAGCCAAAAATTTGACCTCCCAGTGACTAGTTACAAATCGATGTACCTCTCTGATGGAGTGAAAATTGACTACGTGGAAATCAAGCCATCCAACATTGATCCAAGAAAGAAGTACCCGCTGTTGGTTAACGTTTATGGTGGTCCAGGATCTCAGACATTTACCAAGAAGACATCCATCTCCTTTGAACAGTCGGTGGTCTCCGGTCTCAATGCAATTGTCTTGCAAATTGAGCCGAGGGGTACAGGAGGCAAAGGGTGGAAATTCAGGTCATGGGCCAAGGAGAAACTGGGTTACTGGGAACCACGGGACATAACAGAAGTGACTCAAAGGTTTATCaaggaaaataaaatgtACGTTGACGAGGAACATGTTGCGATATGGGGGTGGTCGTACGGTGGATTTTCAACTCTCAAAACTGTCGAGTTTGACACTgggaacactttcaagtaTGCGGTCGCAGTCGCACCGGTTACGAATTGGATGTACTATGACTCTATTTACACGGAACGGTACATGGGACCCATCGGGACAAACATCGACGGGTACAATTCCATATCTGTCGTCAACGATACTGGCGCATTTAAGAAGTTAAACCGTTTTATGCTGATGCATGGCACTAGCGATGATAACGTTCACATACAAAATACTTTCGAGTTTGTCGACAAATTGGTCTCATCTGGCATCAAAAACTACGATATGCAGATATTCCCAGACTCGGACCACTCAATAAGCTTCCACGGTGCTCAAAAGCTCGTGTTCGAAAGAATCTACAACTGGTTGGGCGATGCCTTTAGTGGGGCATTCTAG
- the HHO1 gene encoding histone H1 (similar to Saccharomyces cerevisiae HHO1 (YPL127C); ancestral locus Anc_8.629), which produces MAPRKTAAKKAKVAKKPAGTKAAKGTTPAAVKGKRAQPSPNKTYKELISEALKTLKSRKGVSRPALKKYIKEHNASMAKISTFDHYLNQAIKRGVDSGDFELPRGPSGTVRLVAKPKAPASATPAAKKVVKAKKPATVSTAAAAAAASKKKTAKKVVKAKKTAASAPASSSLAPTYREMIIKSVVSMNEGKGSSRTALKKHILDEYFAKSKEIKNFNSLFNNAVKKAVEDGYLSQPKGPAGVIKVLKKGKSFATGA; this is translated from the coding sequence ATGGCTCCAAGAAAGACCGCTGCTAAGAAGGCCAAAGTCGCGAAGAAACCGGCCGGTACAAAGGCCGCTAAGGGGACAACCCCGGCGGCTGTCAAGGGTAAGAGGGCGCAGCCTTCCCCCAACAAGACGTACAAAGAGCTGATTTCCGAGGCGCTGAAGACGTTGAAGTCCCGCAAGGGTGTCAGTCGCCCAGCCCTGAAGAAGTACATCAAGGAGCACAACGCGTCCATGGCGAAGATCTCCACTTTCGATCACTACTTGAACCAAGCTATCAAGAGAGGCGTTGACTCAGGGGACTTCGAACTGCCAAGGGGGCCCTCCGGTACCGTGAGGCTGGTGGCGAAACCCAAGGCTCCTGCGAGTGCGACCCCGGCTGCTAAGAAGGTCGTCAAGGCGAAGAAACCGGCTACTGTCTCTAccgctgccgctgccgctgctgcctcgaagaagaagaccgccaagaaagtggtcaAGGCGAAGAAGACCGCCGCTTCTGCTCCTGCATCCAGCAGTCTGGCTCCAACCTACAGAGAAATGATCATCAAGAGTGTCGTTTCCATGAACGAGGGTAAGGGCTCCAGCCGTACCGCACTGAAGAAACACATCTTGGATGAGTATTTCGCCAAATCaaaagagatcaagaacttcaaCTCGCTCTTCAACAACGCGGTCAAGAAGGCAGTAGAGGACGGGTACCTGTCCCAGCCAAAGGGACCCGCAGGTGTCATCAAAGTGCTCAAGAAGGGCAAATCTTTTGCAACGGGTGCCTAA
- the RPB10 gene encoding DNA-directed RNA polymerase core subunit RPB10 (similar to Saccharomyces cerevisiae RPB10 (YOR210W); ancestral locus Anc_8.627), which produces MIVPVRCFSCGKVVGDKWEAYLNMLQEEELDEGTALSRLGLTRYCCRRMILTHVDLIEKFLRYNPLEKRD; this is translated from the coding sequence ATGATTGTCCCTGTTAGATGCTTTTCGTGCGGTAAAGTGGTCGGCGACAAGTGGGAGGCGTACCTGAACATGCTGCAGGAGGAGGAGCTCGACGAGGGGACCGCGCTGTCGAGGCTCGGGCTGACGAGGTACTGCTGCAGGAGAATGATTCTCACGCACGTGGACCTGATCGAGAAGTTCCTGAGATACAACCCGCTGGAGAAGAGGGACTGA
- the NAN1 gene encoding Nan1p (similar to Saccharomyces cerevisiae NAN1 (YPL126W); ancestral locus Anc_8.626), protein MKYSAVSQEYKLSLVSGGKPVLPRAANPTFVDRNVSCITGDQQNYIVPFNNQIKVYNVNTRQCVKTLKFANNELLATIFTGRDTVVTDILLGDISQPAERQEDRLVTLVTSRGQLVVLKYVGKQLEQPRFFQLATGEDTVYKVFEREGKFKVLSVTQDRQKSKTSFDYHLSDLQFSAGGDAAELSNSVEFQDVLLSSWSTAETTLVLLQNDKEHQRTVRVKSIFDDDLGPLDLQFPLESLFPDNNSVQQAQTINRFVTCLAVDNSRSQLALGFASGVITLVSLTTKPDQDMHLRYLKWHIDSVLALVFNDDSSYLISGGWEKVLSFWQLSTNMQQFLPRLNGIVLDVQAIGKNSQFYSVALQMTENESNADYQVLLLNAADLTSKLSISGPLPVFDTKIADFTQPVSTINLNSGAAERKYRKKLLKTKNSDFTAFVDINPVTKQLYLPHGTNLQTYDFYKNEQVALQYLTDSIQNHMGKVRNELNVKDPQIRNLKVVGPGDWLVTYEVDYPPEDLLSSNDLTHVLKFWARGTQADETSAGGGAGTWELKTKVLNPHGISSPIVDISACPGENGGVISADNNGGLKYWEFDERENNWCLKKINMPNFNHFSNSVSTVCSRDLSLVFHAFDDKLQIIDFDSFKKIDDDIFNNGGTGDFTMDSEIKIIKLVSETVLLVATETNLMTLDLLSGKLVSALDMYPYVHGNYKNSHLGRLISCDSKSDKVALVINEHLPGKELKYRSHIIVFNSTLTAKLGDFVHPDYISWIGWNHDTDFIFLDISSRLGVVGTTVNTEIADEINREGLLDALKPASSSVSANADAQTQDSEDHDYLQQLRAMTLKKGENGLSLADDDEEDAAQEIIDGAKTGQTLNMNSFSNMFENIQNVTMGTLFDNVMQVLQ, encoded by the coding sequence ATGAAGTACTCGGCGGTGTCGCAGGAGTACAAGCTGTCGCTTGTGTCCGGTGGGAAACCGGTCCTGCCCAGGGCTGCGAATCCCACATTCGTGGACAGGAACGTGTCATGCATCACTGGGGACCAACAGAACTACATTGTCCCCTTCAATAACCAGATCAAAGTGTACAATGTCAACACGAGGCAGTGTGTCAAGACGCTGAAGTTTGCTAACAACGAGCTTCTCGCGACGATTTTCACAGGGAGGGACACAGTCGTCACAGATATCTTGCTAGGTGATATCTCGCAGCCTGCAGAGAGGCAGGAGGATAGGTTGGTCACTTTGGTCACGAGCAGGGGTCAATTGGTGGTCTTGAAGTACGTCGGGAAGCAACTGGAACAGCCGCGGTTCTTCCAATTGGCCACGGGCGAAGATACTGTGTACAAAGTATTTGAGCGTGAGGGGaaattcaaagtgttgTCTGTGACCCAGGATAGACAGAAATCCAAAACCAGTTTCGATTACCACTTGTCGGATTTGCAATTTTCAGCTGGGGGTGACGCGGCAGAATTATCCAACTCGGTGGAGTTCCAAGATGTGCTTTTGAGTTCATGGTCCACAGCAGAGACAACACTCGTTCTGCTCCAGAATGATAAAGAACACCAGAGAACAGTGAGGGTCAAGTCGATCTTTGACGATGACTTGGGTCCCCTTGACTTGCAGTTCCCGCTCGAGTCCCTCTTCCCGGATAATAACTCGGTCCAACAGGCACAGACCATCAACAGATTCGTCACCTGTCTCGCAGTGGACAACAGCAGGTCGCAGTTGGCTCTCGGGTTTGCATCCGGTGTGATCACGCTCGTTTCGCTAACCACGAAACCAGACCAAGACATGCATCTGAGATACCTGAAGTGGCATATCGACTCGGTGCTCGCCCTCGTTTTCAACGACGACAGCTCGTACCTGATCTCTGGTGGGTGGGAGAAAGTGCTCAGCTTCTGGCAACTGTCCACAAACATGCAGCAGTTTCTACCCAGACTGAACGGGATAGTGCTCGATGTCCAAGCGATCGGGAAGAACAGCCAGTTTTACTCAGTAGCGTTGCAAATGACCGAAAACGAAAGCAACGCGGATTACCAAGTGTTGCTCTTGAACGCAGCTGATTTGACCTCAAAACTGTCCATCTCAGGACCACTGCCTGTGTTTGACACGAAGATCGCAGATTTCACGCAACCAGTCTCCACGATCAACCTCAACAGTGGAGCAGCAGAGAGGAAATACAGAAAGAAACTGTTGAAGACAAAGAACTCTGACTTCACCGCGTTTGTCGATATCAACCCAGTGACCAAACAATTGTACCTGCCTCACGGTACCAACCTACAAACGTACGACTTCTACAAGAATGAGCAAGTGGCCTTGCAGTATTTGACGGACAGCATTCAAAACCACATGGGTAAAGTCAGAAACGAATTGAACGTCAAGGACCCGCAGATCAGGAATTTGAAAGTCGTGGGGCCAGGGGACTGGCTTGTCACTTACGAGGTCGATTACCCACCGGAAGACCTTCTGTCGTCGAACGACTTGACGCATGTCTTGAAATTCTGGGCGAGGGGTACACAAGCAGATGAAACTTCCGCCGGGGGGGGTGCCGGTACGTGGGAACTGAAGACGAAAGTTCTGAACCCACACGGGATCAGCTCCCCCATCGTCGATATCTCGGCATGTCCAGGGGAGAACGGCGGCGTCATATCTGCAGACAACAACGGTGGGTTGAAGTATTGGGAATTTGACGAGAGGGAAAACAATTGGTgtctgaagaagatcaacaTGCCAAACTTCAACCACTTTAGCAACTCGGTATCCACGGTCTGTTCGAGGGACTTGTCGCTCGTGTTCCATGCATTCGATGACAAGTTGCAAATCATTGATTTCGACtcgttcaaaaagatcGATGACgacatcttcaacaacggGGGCACCGGCGACTTCACGATGGATTCAGAGATAAAGATAATAAAGCTGGTCAGTGAAACGGTTCTTTTGGTTGCCACGGAAACGAATTTGATGACCCTGGATCTGTTGAGCGGTAAACTGGTGAGCGCGCTGGATATGTACCCCTACGTCCACGGTAACTACAAAAATAGTCATTTAGGAAGACTCATTTCGTGTGACAGCAAAAGTGACAAAGTGGCGCTAGTTATCAACGAACATCTGCCGGGCAAAGAACTAAAATACCGTTCACACATCATAGTGTTTAATTCCACACTGACCGCGAAACTGGGCGATTTTGTGCATCCAGATTACATCTCATGGATCGGTTGGAACCACGACACTgatttcattttcttggACATATCATCGAGACTTGGTGTTGTAGGCACTACGGTGAACACAGAGATAGCCGATGAGATAAATAGAGAAGGTCTGCTGGACGCACTAAAACCAGCCTCTTCTAGTGTCTCGGCCAACGCTGATGCTCAAACTCAGGATTCAGAGGACCACGATTACCTGCAGCAACTGCGGGCcatgactttgaagaaaggtgAAAATGGCTTGTCGTTGGccgatgacgatgaagaagacgcCGCCCAGGAGATAATAGATGGCGCCAAAACCGGGCAGACTTTGAACATGAACAGCTTTTCCAACATGTTTGAAAACATCCAGAATGTCACGATGGGTACTCTATTTGACAATGTCATGCAAGTGCTCCAATAg
- the TAF14 gene encoding TATA-binding protein-associated factor TAF14 (similar to Saccharomyces cerevisiae TAF14 (YPL129W); ancestral locus Anc_8.633), giving the protein MPDVPPVENFPVRQWSIEVVLLDEENKEVPATIFEKVIYHLHPTFANPNRTFMELPFRIVEQGWGGFPLDISVFFLEKAGERKIPHDLNFLQEEYEVDHVIQVPLNKPLLTAELEKSGSIEDTSTKRKALISNGAEPKAKKARTGSASTIKGNVDLEKLAVGMTKLSEDDLVGIVQMITDNNTPEMNVTNNVEEGEFIIDLYSLPDGLLKSLWDYVKKNTE; this is encoded by the coding sequence ATGCCGGATGTGCCTCCCGTGGAGAACTTTCCCGTGCGTCAGTGGTCCATTGAAGTTGTTCTTTTggatgaagaaaataaagaagTCCCCGCGacaatctttgaaaaagttaTATACCATCTGCATCCCACTTTTGCCAATCCTAATAGAACCTTCATGGAATTGCCCTTCAGGATAGTGGAACAAGGTTGGGGTGGGTTCCCCCTTGACATCAGCGTCTTTTTCCTTGAAAAGGCTGGGGAGAGAAAGATCCCACACgatttgaatttcttgCAAGAGGAGTACGAGGTGGACCACGTTATCCAGGTTCCTTTGAACAAGCCGCTATTGACCGCGGAACTCGAGAAAAGCGGGAGCATAGAGGATACGAGCACCAAAAGGAAAGCTTTGATAAGTAACGGCGCGGAACCAAAGGCCAAAAAGGCCAGAACGGGAAGCGCGTCGACCATCAAGGGTAACGTCGATTTGGAGAAGCTTGCTGTTGGTATGACCAAGCTTAGCGAGGACGATTTGGTCGGGATCGTACAGATGATAACGGATAATAACACACCAGAGATGAACGTGACCAATAATGTTGAAGAGGGAGAGTTCATCATCGATCTTTATAGCCTCCCGGACGGgttgttgaagagtttATGGGACTACGTCAAGAAGAATACCGAATGA
- the TBF1 gene encoding Tbf1p (similar to Saccharomyces cerevisiae TBF1 (YPL128C); ancestral locus Anc_8.630) encodes MGRNNETEYVSVESSAANNNNNNGNGYIGDGAAIANEVGKVEEETAVNNCESLNRFNSIIQLLPLRTRLTISSLCLLDNVSTQMLRFLLFNANSPQVLAMFTDAANYLNSSETETFQVLLQLFKQVRLIYNARSPLLNVHDVAPGLWFPNSPPPLLLRGHEAFIIAAIRKTNLLTFILTTLNCFNYGFDLLQNTFLDIFCPNTLYTGTTTTDQNGKFLKSQAILYLDLKTQAYISGLKPHEDENQCVTEESVSELLDIIFPNDLPDKLVARRTGAQVQASNETLTTSERDFIDRCIRRKENLSRFSDTKELGESYDWNHFIKELLDYCNKNMGLIIWGQKGRGKSPLFMFDTEEFDPQVLYASGAAEVSPRTTTSEPTKKKKQKQNKKTMTAAEKKMATTPQEPGTNASQTRDHTDVTLENVDEALVGGPDSTAGEGYAAMPLDPTDRSKRNNAMTEYIVNAAVAASGTNGIKKLKSKRTWSKDEEDALVEGLRVVGSSWSKILDLYGPGGKVSESLKNRTQVQLKDKARNWKLQYLKNNRELPEYLIKVTGNLENINRSKKKAKPSALAPTPAPAPEPLSTLEESQIDDRRMSEAEMLDPAAARRIDQDPSDGLFDGTNTESAEFDPNLETSM; translated from the coding sequence ATGGGGCGTAATAATGAAACTGAGTACGTTTCTGTGGAAAGTAGCGCCgcaaacaacaataacaacaacggtAACGGGTATATTGGCGATGGTGCAGCGATTGCGAATGAGGTAGGAAAAGTGGAAGAAGAGACCGCCGTCAACAATTGCGAAAGCCTCAACAGGTTTAACAGCATTATACAGCTGCTGCCCCTCAGGACGAGGCTGACAATATCGTCCCTTTGTCTGCTCGATAACGTGTCCACGCAGATGCTAAGgttcttgctcttcaaCGCCAATTCTCCACAGGTACTCGCGATGTTCACGGATGCGGCGAACTACTTGAACTCGAGCGAGACGGAAACTTTCCAGGTTCTATTGCAATTGTTCAAACAGGTGCGGCTGATATACAACGCTCGGTCGCCCCTGTTGAACGTTCACGACGTCGCTCCAGGTCTGTGGTTCCCCAATTCCCCACCTCCGTTGCTACTCAGAGGCCACGAGGCGTTCATAATTGCTGCCATCAGGAAGACGAACCTGCTGACTTTCATACTCACGACGCTCAACTGCTTCAATTACGGGTTCGATCTTTTGCAGAACACGTTCTTGGACATCTTCTGCCCAAACACACTCTACACGGGGACCACCACGACGGACCAGAATgggaagtttttgaaatcgCAGGCGATCCTGTACTTGGACTTGAAGACGCAGGCCTACATTTCCGGGTTGAAACCACACGAGGACGAAAATCAATGCGTCACGGAGGAAAGCGTGTCTGAATTGCTGGATATTATCTTCCCAAACGATCTCCCCGACAAACTCGTAGCGAGGAGGACAGGCGCACAGGTGCAAGCGTCCAACGAGACACTGACCACATCAGAGAGAGACTTTATCGACCGGTGTATCCGTCGTAAAGAAAATCTTTCCCGCTTCAGTGACACCAAGGAACTGGGGGAAAGCTACGACTGGAACCACTTTATCAAGGAGTTGCTCGACTACTGCAACAAAAACATGGGACTCATTATCTGGGGACAGAAGGGCCGCGGGAAGTCCCCGCTGTTTATGTTTGACACGGAGGAGTTCGACCCACAAGTCCTATACGCCTCGGGCGCAGCAGAGGTGAGTCCACGGACCACAACATCGGAACcgacaaagaagaagaagcagaagcaaaacaagaagacgatgacggCAGcggagaaaaaaatggcaaCCACTCCACAGGAACCTGGGACAAACGCTTCCCAGACAAGGGACCACACGGATGTTACCTTGGAAAACGTTGACGAGGCACTAGTGGGGGGTCCTGACTCCACCGCGGGGGAAGGGTACGCGGCAATGCCACTGGACCCTACAGACAGGAGCAAGAGAAATAACGCCATGACCGAATATATCGTCAACGCTGCCGTGGCTGCATCCGGTACGAACGggatcaagaagttgaagtcGAAGCGCACGTGGTCCAAGGATGAGGAAGACGCCCTGGTAGAAGGACTCAGGGTGGTCGGCTCGTCGTGGTCTAAAATACTCGATCTGTATGGGCCTGGTGGGAAAGTATCGGAGAGCTTGAAAAACAGAACTCAAGTAcagttgaaggacaaaGCTAGGAATTGGAAACTACAGTATCTGAAAAATAACAGGGAACTTCCCGAGTACCTGATAAAAGTGACTGGTAATTTGGAGAACATAAACCGAAgtaagaagaaggcgaaACCCAGCGCATTAGCACCAACACCAGCGCCAGCACCAGAACCGCTGTCAACACTCGAAGAAAGTCAAATAGACGATCGCCGAATGAGCGAAGCGGAGATGTTGGACCCAGCGGCAGCTAGACGTATAGACCAAGACCCCTCTGATGGCCTCTTCGATGGCACGAACACTGAAAGCGCAGAATTTGATCCAAACCTAGAAACCAGCATGTAG